A single region of the uncultured Draconibacterium sp. genome encodes:
- the ppdK gene encoding pyruvate, phosphate dikinase, which yields MTKHVYTFGAGQAEGKADMKNLLGGKGANLAEMNLIGVPVPPGFTITTEVCTMYNEKGQQATFDLIKPEVEAAVALVEKLTGTEFGSKENPCLMSVRSGARASMPGMMDTVLNLGMNDDAVEGIAKKSGNSRFAWDSYRRFVQMYGDVVMEMKPASKEEHDPFEEIIDQLKEEKGIALDTQFTTEDLQELVKRFKAAVKKVTGKDFPTDPWEQLWGSVAAVFNSWNNDRAILYRRLEQIPDEWGTAVNCQAMVFGNMGSNSGTGVAFTRDAATGEDIFNGEYLIDAQGEDVVAGIRTPQEITIEGSKKWAALQGVSEEERASKYPSLEEAMPEMYKQLNETQQKLEDHYSDMQDLEFTIQEGKLWLLQTRNGKRTGAAMVNIAVDMLEEGRIDEKTALQRIDAAKLDELLHPVFDTEAMKAANVLAKGLPASPGAATGQVVFFADEANKYPEAVLVRVETSPEDLEGMHIAKGILTARGGMTSHAAVVARGMGKCCVSGAGNVKINYKTRVMTIDGKEFQEGDWISLNGSTGEVYEGKVATMDPELSGNFAKIMDLADKFTRMTVRTNADSPADAKVARDFGAQGIGLCRTEHMFFEGERIKAMREMILAKTEVDRRKALDKLLPYQREDFEGILEAMAGYGVTIRLLDPPLHEFVPHEEANQKEMADEMGISVEEVKALVEDLHEFNPMLGHRGCRLGNTYPEITEMQARAIIEAAVNLKQKGVDARPEIMVPLIGTVKELKLQADIIHATAKKVFEEKGAECKYMVGTMIEIPRAAVTADKVAEVAEFFSFGTNDLTQMTFGYSRDDAGKFLPIYIEKGILKNDPFQVLDQEGVGQIVEMGVTKGRSTKPNLKIGICGEHGGEPSSVMFCDSVGMDYVSCSPYRVPIARVAAAQANIK from the coding sequence ATGACAAAACATGTATATACTTTCGGTGCCGGACAGGCAGAAGGTAAAGCAGACATGAAAAACCTTCTAGGAGGTAAAGGTGCCAACCTTGCAGAGATGAACCTTATTGGAGTTCCTGTACCTCCCGGATTTACAATTACAACAGAAGTTTGTACGATGTACAATGAAAAAGGTCAGCAAGCAACGTTCGACCTGATAAAACCAGAAGTTGAAGCCGCAGTGGCGCTGGTTGAAAAATTAACCGGAACAGAATTTGGCAGCAAAGAAAACCCATGCTTGATGTCGGTAAGATCAGGTGCACGTGCTTCGATGCCCGGAATGATGGACACCGTTCTGAACCTGGGTATGAACGACGATGCCGTTGAAGGTATTGCTAAAAAATCCGGCAATTCCCGATTTGCCTGGGACTCATACCGTCGTTTTGTACAAATGTATGGCGATGTGGTAATGGAAATGAAACCTGCCAGTAAAGAAGAGCACGATCCTTTTGAAGAGATCATCGATCAGTTAAAAGAAGAAAAAGGTATAGCATTAGATACTCAGTTCACTACTGAAGACTTGCAGGAACTGGTTAAGCGTTTTAAAGCCGCCGTTAAAAAAGTTACCGGGAAAGATTTCCCAACCGATCCGTGGGAACAACTTTGGGGATCAGTTGCAGCGGTATTTAACAGCTGGAACAACGACCGTGCAATTTTGTACCGTCGTTTGGAGCAAATTCCTGATGAGTGGGGAACAGCTGTAAACTGCCAGGCCATGGTATTCGGAAACATGGGATCAAATTCAGGTACAGGTGTTGCATTTACCCGCGACGCAGCTACAGGAGAAGATATCTTCAATGGCGAATATTTGATCGACGCTCAAGGAGAAGACGTTGTTGCCGGTATTCGCACTCCACAGGAAATCACAATCGAAGGTTCAAAAAAATGGGCTGCTCTTCAGGGAGTAAGCGAAGAAGAAAGAGCCTCTAAATATCCTTCTCTGGAAGAAGCGATGCCTGAAATGTACAAGCAATTGAACGAAACTCAGCAAAAGCTTGAGGACCACTACAGCGATATGCAGGATCTTGAATTTACCATTCAGGAAGGTAAATTGTGGCTGCTGCAAACCCGTAACGGAAAACGTACAGGTGCAGCAATGGTAAATATTGCCGTTGACATGCTGGAAGAAGGTCGTATCGACGAAAAAACAGCTTTACAAAGAATTGACGCTGCCAAACTGGATGAATTACTTCACCCTGTTTTTGATACTGAAGCAATGAAAGCTGCAAATGTACTGGCAAAAGGATTGCCGGCATCGCCAGGTGCTGCAACCGGTCAGGTTGTTTTCTTTGCCGACGAAGCCAACAAATATCCTGAAGCTGTTTTGGTACGTGTTGAAACATCGCCGGAAGATTTGGAAGGTATGCACATTGCCAAAGGTATTTTAACTGCCCGCGGGGGTATGACATCGCACGCTGCAGTAGTTGCACGTGGTATGGGTAAATGTTGTGTATCGGGTGCAGGTAATGTAAAAATCAATTACAAAACCCGCGTTATGACCATCGACGGAAAAGAATTCCAGGAAGGCGACTGGATCTCATTAAATGGATCAACCGGTGAAGTTTACGAAGGTAAAGTGGCTACAATGGATCCTGAATTGAGCGGAAACTTCGCAAAAATTATGGATCTGGCCGACAAGTTCACCCGCATGACAGTTCGTACCAACGCCGACTCGCCTGCCGATGCAAAAGTTGCACGCGACTTTGGAGCGCAGGGAATTGGTCTTTGCCGTACCGAGCACATGTTCTTCGAAGGAGAAAGAATTAAAGCTATGCGCGAAATGATTTTGGCCAAAACCGAGGTTGATCGTCGTAAAGCATTAGATAAATTATTACCCTACCAACGTGAAGATTTCGAAGGAATTTTGGAAGCGATGGCCGGCTACGGAGTAACTATTCGCTTACTTGATCCGCCATTACACGAATTCGTTCCACACGAAGAAGCCAACCAAAAAGAGATGGCCGACGAAATGGGCATTTCTGTAGAAGAAGTAAAAGCGCTGGTTGAAGATCTTCACGAATTCAATCCAATGTTGGGTCACCGTGGATGTCGTTTGGGAAATACTTATCCTGAAATTACAGAAATGCAGGCACGCGCCATTATTGAAGCTGCAGTTAACCTAAAGCAAAAAGGTGTCGATGCACGTCCTGAGATTATGGTTCCGCTTATTGGTACCGTAAAAGAATTAAAACTTCAGGCCGACATTATTCACGCTACTGCCAAAAAAGTTTTCGAAGAAAAAGGTGCTGAGTGTAAATACATGGTAGGAACAATGATCGAAATTCCACGTGCTGCGGTAACTGCTGATAAAGTTGCAGAGGTTGCTGAATTCTTCTCGTTTGGTACAAACGACCTTACGCAGATGACTTTCGGTTACTCACGCGACGATGCCGGAAAATTCTTACCTATTTACATTGAAAAAGGTATTCTGAAAAACGATCCTTTCCAGGTGCTCGACCAGGAAGGTGTTGGGCAGATTGTTGAAATGGGTGTTACGAAAGGCCGCAGTACAAAACCGAATTTAAAGATTGGTATTTGTGGCGAGCACGGTGGCGAACCGTCATCAGTAATGTTCTGCGACAGCGTTGGAATGGACTACGTAAGTTGTTCTCCTTACCGTGTACCAATTGCACGTGTAGCTGCTGCACAAGCTAATATAAAGTAG
- a CDS encoding response regulator transcription factor — MSEQKIDIVVTDDHKLFRKGMVGLLDDFDVVENIYEAGNGLELLELLGKLDKKPDLVLLDINMPEMDGVEVTGHLRKDYPEIRILILSMEEAPQLVAHLVSEGVNGYLLKNAEPDELEMAMKKVIKNDFYFSGSLSGAVLQGLKKNASKDSGLQLKLTKRESQVLTLICEELTATEIGEKLGLSARTIEGHKYNLLEKTNTKNIAGLVIFAIRNNLYKI; from the coding sequence ATGAGTGAGCAAAAAATAGATATCGTAGTTACCGACGACCATAAACTTTTTCGAAAAGGTATGGTTGGCTTGTTAGATGATTTTGATGTTGTTGAGAATATATACGAGGCAGGTAACGGATTAGAGTTGTTAGAGCTGCTTGGCAAACTGGATAAAAAACCAGACCTGGTATTACTCGATATTAATATGCCCGAAATGGATGGCGTTGAGGTAACCGGGCATTTACGAAAAGACTACCCTGAAATTCGGATTTTAATACTCAGTATGGAGGAAGCTCCGCAACTGGTTGCTCACCTGGTAAGCGAGGGGGTAAACGGTTATTTACTAAAAAATGCCGAGCCTGATGAGTTGGAAATGGCCATGAAAAAAGTAATAAAAAACGATTTCTATTTCTCGGGTAGTTTGTCGGGCGCAGTTTTGCAGGGACTAAAGAAAAATGCATCAAAAGATTCAGGATTGCAGCTAAAACTTACAAAACGCGAGAGTCAGGTACTGACGCTAATTTGTGAGGAACTAACAGCCACCGAAATTGGTGAAAAGCTGGGACTAAGCGCACGTACCATCGAAGGCCACAAGTATAACCTGCTCGAAAAAACAAATACAAAAAATATTGCAGGCCTTGTAATCTTTGCCATAAGAAACAATCTCTATAAAATATAA
- a CDS encoding sensor histidine kinase: MGAGTSEILLIYLFGTIGMLLLAGAIFLFFIAYQKRLLQKQLELNRVVQNQQEEIIKNTIQSQENERKRIARDLHDEVGAMLSVVKLTVGRIEKKAEEGKAKELATETKTYLDDVILQVRRISRSLLPPSLEKLGLYFALEELASWVNKSDQLAIECWKSGEQFRFESTQELAVFRIVQELVNNAIKHAEASRISIDIRFEKQLVTVVVGDNGKGFLLEEKIQTGLGLRNLESRSEMAKAKFKMKSSPGKGTRAIIALQANE, from the coding sequence GTGGGAGCAGGGACTTCGGAAATATTATTGATCTATTTATTTGGTACAATCGGCATGCTTTTGTTGGCTGGTGCTATCTTTCTCTTTTTTATTGCCTATCAGAAACGATTACTGCAGAAGCAACTGGAATTAAACCGTGTTGTTCAAAACCAGCAGGAAGAAATAATTAAAAACACCATTCAGTCGCAGGAGAATGAACGCAAACGTATAGCGCGGGATTTGCATGATGAGGTTGGTGCAATGCTTTCGGTAGTAAAACTTACCGTGGGAAGGATTGAAAAAAAAGCAGAAGAAGGTAAAGCAAAAGAATTGGCAACCGAAACCAAAACGTATCTCGACGATGTAATTCTTCAGGTACGTCGCATTTCACGGTCGTTGTTACCTCCGTCGCTTGAAAAACTGGGCTTGTATTTTGCTCTTGAAGAGTTGGCAAGCTGGGTGAATAAATCGGATCAGTTGGCTATTGAGTGTTGGAAAAGCGGAGAGCAATTTCGTTTTGAAAGTACACAGGAACTGGCAGTTTTCCGTATCGTTCAGGAACTGGTTAATAATGCCATTAAACACGCCGAGGCATCGCGCATTTCAATAGATATTCGATTTGAAAAACAGCTTGTTACAGTTGTTGTTGGCGACAATGGAAAAGGATTCTTACTGGAAGAAAAAATACAAACCGGACTTGGTTTACGAAACCTGGAAAGCCGGTCGGAAATGGCAAAAGCAAAATTTAAAATGAAATCATCGCCGGGAAAAGGTACCCGCGCAATTATAGCTTTGCAAGCCAATGAGTGA
- the ruvX gene encoding Holliday junction resolvase RuvX: MARILAIDYGKKRTGLAVTDPGQIIATRLTTVPTHTIWDFLKDYFEKEEVETVVVGYPKQMNNQASESVRFINPFLKKFQLKYPEMNLEIYDERFTSKMAFQTMIDGGLKKQKRQDKALVDAISATIILQNYLEQKRNSLR; the protein is encoded by the coding sequence ATGGCCCGGATATTAGCAATAGATTACGGAAAAAAACGAACAGGATTGGCAGTAACCGATCCGGGGCAGATTATTGCCACTCGTTTAACAACAGTTCCAACGCATACCATTTGGGATTTTTTGAAAGATTATTTCGAAAAAGAAGAGGTGGAAACAGTTGTTGTGGGATATCCCAAGCAAATGAACAACCAGGCATCGGAGTCTGTTAGATTTATCAATCCGTTTTTGAAAAAGTTTCAGCTGAAATATCCGGAAATGAATTTGGAGATTTACGACGAACGTTTTACCTCGAAAATGGCCTTTCAAACCATGATTGACGGCGGACTGAAAAAACAAAAACGGCAAGACAAAGCATTGGTTGATGCCATAAGCGCAACCATTATATTACAGAATTATTTAGAACAAAAACGCAACTCGCTACGATAA
- the def gene encoding peptide deformylase: MKYPVTVYGDPLLRKKAQRIEKDHPKLDEIIENMWETMYYSDGVGLAAPQVGLSIRLFVIDASSGADEEPELEGFKKVFINPEIIETKGDEWTMNEGCLSLPEIREDVNRPDEVTIKYFDENFVEHTETYKGFAGRVIQHEYDHLEGILFVDYLSPLRKRLLKSKLIAISKGKVRPHYRIKVPK; the protein is encoded by the coding sequence ATGAAATACCCGGTAACAGTATACGGAGACCCTTTATTACGAAAGAAAGCCCAAAGAATTGAAAAGGATCATCCAAAACTTGATGAGATAATTGAAAATATGTGGGAAACCATGTACTACTCTGATGGTGTTGGTTTGGCAGCACCGCAGGTTGGGCTGTCGATTCGTTTGTTTGTAATCGATGCTTCATCGGGTGCCGACGAAGAGCCGGAGTTGGAAGGTTTTAAAAAGGTTTTTATAAATCCCGAGATTATTGAAACCAAAGGCGATGAATGGACAATGAACGAAGGATGTTTGAGTTTGCCCGAAATAAGGGAAGATGTAAATCGCCCCGACGAAGTGACCATTAAATACTTCGACGAAAATTTTGTGGAACACACCGAAACCTACAAAGGATTTGCAGGCCGCGTTATCCAACACGAATATGACCATTTGGAGGGCATTTTGTTTGTCGATTATTTATCGCCACTGCGCAAACGTTTATTAAAAAGTAAACTGATTGCTATCTCAAAAGGAAAAGTTCGCCCACACTACCGAATAAAAGTTCCTAAATAA
- a CDS encoding ComEC/Rec2 family competence protein, protein MENTFKNIPFLRITVAFATGIFLASIFTITSTILIYPAVGLCAFSILIHKRYKFYLSPVFGGMTFILLVLFGAITYQQYNHLPPPETKGLMAATVLETPQEKTSTYKSLLLLHSVKSGDTLIGTREKVLVYFEKAEDIKQLKPGSQIIFEQSPEPIENRGNPYEFDYKKYLEKKHIFRQVYLQTGNWHLTGYGNYTPLLRAETIRDKLLKIYRDQEIGAQETEILSALTLGYKRELDRETKRVFSSAGAMHVLAVSGLHVGIIFFAFSFCFGFLQKRRIGKFIYVVLSISFLWGYALITGLSPSVLRACTMFSLIIIAGNINRRANIYNTLAASAFLLLLVNPNNLFEVGFQLSYMAVFGIVFLQPRIAGLWTIKNKVGLFFWNLISVSIAAQIATFPLSAYYFNQFPTYFLLSNIVVIPAAMLLIPLGLGLLAFSKIPLLSTSIAFVVKWIIKGVYFLLSSIESFPHSTPDVVLHVPELLFVLVMLFSIFLFLNSHRAVFLKSALSFAVVLAAFILFSAYKQINRREIIVLNSQEQVTCFIYANKMYVISADTLSVDDYNYSSVQDIKRQKRITNTIFLTSESTFNDALLFLDKGLVVFEGKKVLMEQQSKPATNTVSPDIIISSKTAYTFETISEDCCVIRYYRDRKNSSSETKHHILSAQGAFTTTW, encoded by the coding sequence TTGGAAAATACATTTAAAAATATACCCTTCTTACGAATCACAGTCGCTTTTGCCACTGGTATTTTCCTTGCTTCGATTTTTACGATAACCAGTACAATTCTTATTTATCCGGCTGTTGGCCTTTGCGCTTTTTCAATTCTAATCCACAAACGTTATAAATTTTATCTTTCTCCTGTTTTTGGAGGAATGACTTTTATTCTACTCGTTTTATTCGGAGCCATTACGTACCAGCAATACAACCATCTACCTCCTCCCGAAACAAAAGGATTAATGGCGGCCACAGTGCTCGAAACGCCGCAGGAAAAAACCAGCACCTACAAAAGCCTGCTTCTTTTGCATTCGGTAAAATCAGGGGATACTCTGATTGGCACACGAGAAAAAGTGCTGGTTTATTTTGAAAAAGCGGAAGACATCAAACAGTTAAAGCCGGGAAGTCAGATTATTTTTGAGCAGTCGCCCGAACCAATTGAAAACCGCGGAAATCCTTACGAATTTGACTACAAAAAATACCTCGAAAAGAAACACATTTTCAGGCAGGTTTATCTACAAACCGGAAACTGGCATTTAACCGGATATGGCAACTATACTCCGCTTTTACGGGCCGAAACAATTCGCGACAAACTGCTAAAAATATATCGCGACCAGGAAATAGGAGCACAAGAAACCGAAATACTTTCAGCGCTTACATTGGGCTACAAGCGCGAACTCGACCGCGAAACAAAACGCGTTTTTTCTTCAGCCGGAGCCATGCATGTACTCGCTGTTTCAGGATTACATGTCGGCATAATTTTCTTTGCTTTTTCGTTCTGCTTTGGATTTCTGCAAAAAAGAAGAATTGGCAAGTTCATTTACGTAGTGCTTTCTATCAGCTTTTTGTGGGGGTATGCTTTAATTACCGGTCTGTCGCCATCGGTATTGCGTGCTTGTACCATGTTTAGCCTGATTATCATTGCCGGCAATATCAACCGTCGGGCAAATATTTACAACACACTTGCAGCCTCAGCCTTTCTGCTTTTATTGGTTAATCCCAATAACCTCTTTGAGGTAGGATTTCAACTCTCGTATATGGCTGTTTTTGGAATTGTTTTTCTGCAACCCCGAATTGCCGGATTATGGACGATAAAAAACAAGGTGGGGCTGTTTTTCTGGAATTTAATAAGCGTTTCAATTGCAGCCCAAATAGCCACATTCCCGCTTTCGGCCTATTACTTTAATCAATTCCCTACCTACTTTTTACTGAGCAACATCGTAGTAATTCCAGCTGCCATGCTTCTTATACCCCTCGGGCTCGGGTTATTGGCTTTTTCAAAAATACCGCTGCTGTCTACTTCAATCGCTTTCGTAGTAAAATGGATTATAAAAGGCGTATATTTTTTACTGTCCTCCATCGAATCATTTCCACATTCAACACCCGATGTTGTGCTTCACGTACCCGAACTACTTTTCGTTTTGGTCATGCTGTTTTCCATCTTTCTTTTTCTGAATTCGCATCGGGCCGTCTTTCTAAAGTCGGCACTTTCGTTTGCAGTGGTCCTTGCTGCATTTATTCTGTTTTCAGCTTACAAACAAATCAACCGGCGAGAAATAATAGTGCTAAACTCACAAGAACAGGTAACTTGTTTTATTTATGCGAACAAAATGTATGTCATTTCAGCCGACACACTTTCGGTTGACGATTACAATTATAGCTCTGTGCAAGATATAAAACGCCAGAAACGAATAACGAATACGATTTTCCTGACTTCCGAATCGACATTCAACGATGCGTTGCTGTTTCTCGACAAAGGACTGGTTGTTTTTGAAGGGAAAAAAGTTCTGATGGAACAACAAAGTAAGCCTGCAACAAACACTGTTTCGCCCGACATAATCATTAGTTCGAAAACTGCATACACCTTCGAAACTATTTCAGAAGATTGTTGTGTTATAAGGTACTATCGCGACCGAAAAAACTCCTCTTCCGAAACAAAACACCACATTCTTTCTGCACAAGGAGCATTTACAACCACCTGGTAA
- the trkA gene encoding Trk system potassium transporter TrkA — MKVVIAGAGEVGTHLARMLTNENHDITLLDDSPEKLANISSEVDLMTIVGSAHSFQDLKSTDLAKSDLFIAVTPFEERNVLACSMASYLGVSRTIARINNSEYLQERYRSKLNNLGINELIYPESLAAKEIVASVKQTATRQLIEFSGGKLIMMGIKVRENAPVLNKTFEELSQENQHLLVVAINRDNETIIPNGNDFIKNGDIVFFVTTPAEQNNVYELTGKTLFEVKNIMFLGGSRIAQKAIEKLGENYRIKVIEGDRKRCEKIADKYENVLVINGDGRNLNLLREEGIEKMDAFVATTGNSETNILGCHLAKTFGVRRTVAEVENLAYMNLADNMDIGSIFNKKLIAAGYIYRFTLNAEISKVKCLTASDAEVFEFIAKPGAKITQKSIKDLDFPEEAKIGGVIRGNMGYIAHGYTQIQEGDKVVVFTLPSGIKKLEKFFK; from the coding sequence ATGAAAGTTGTTATAGCGGGTGCCGGCGAAGTAGGAACACATTTGGCGAGAATGTTAACCAATGAAAACCACGACATTACCTTACTGGATGATTCTCCTGAAAAACTGGCAAATATCAGTAGTGAAGTAGACCTGATGACCATTGTGGGTTCAGCTCATTCATTTCAGGATTTAAAAAGTACCGACCTGGCAAAATCCGATTTGTTTATTGCAGTCACTCCCTTTGAGGAACGGAACGTTTTGGCCTGTTCAATGGCGTCGTACCTTGGAGTTAGCCGTACAATTGCACGAATAAACAACTCCGAGTACCTTCAGGAAAGATACCGGTCAAAGCTTAACAACCTGGGGATAAATGAATTGATTTACCCTGAAAGTCTGGCAGCAAAAGAAATTGTTGCCTCGGTAAAACAAACAGCTACTCGTCAGTTAATCGAGTTTTCAGGCGGAAAACTGATTATGATGGGAATTAAAGTACGCGAAAATGCACCGGTTCTGAATAAAACATTTGAAGAACTATCTCAGGAAAATCAGCATTTATTGGTAGTGGCAATTAACCGCGACAATGAAACGATCATCCCGAATGGTAATGATTTTATAAAAAACGGTGACATCGTATTTTTTGTTACCACACCGGCCGAGCAAAACAACGTTTACGAATTAACCGGCAAAACACTTTTCGAGGTTAAAAACATTATGTTTTTGGGAGGTAGCCGAATTGCCCAGAAAGCAATCGAAAAACTGGGCGAAAACTATCGCATAAAAGTTATTGAAGGCGACCGAAAAAGATGCGAAAAAATTGCCGATAAGTACGAAAATGTGCTGGTAATTAACGGCGACGGGCGTAATCTGAATTTATTACGCGAAGAAGGAATAGAAAAAATGGATGCTTTTGTGGCAACCACCGGAAATTCGGAAACCAACATATTAGGCTGTCACCTGGCAAAAACATTTGGCGTTCGCCGAACAGTGGCCGAGGTTGAGAACTTAGCCTACATGAACCTTGCAGACAATATGGATATCGGCAGTATTTTTAATAAAAAGCTGATTGCTGCGGGTTACATTTACCGTTTTACGCTAAATGCCGAAATCTCGAAAGTAAAATGTTTAACAGCCTCCGACGCCGAAGTTTTTGAGTTTATTGCCAAGCCCGGAGCTAAAATCACACAAAAATCCATAAAAGATCTTGACTTCCCCGAAGAAGCAAAAATAGGAGGTGTGATTCGTGGCAATATGGGGTACATTGCCCACGGTTACACTCAAATTCAGGAAGGCGACAAAGTAGTTGTATTCACCCTGCCTTCAGGAATTAAAAAGCTGGAGAAATTCTTTAAGTAA
- a CDS encoding potassium transporter TrkG — protein MNLKIIIRVLGFLLFVEGIAMGIALLVALLYGESDISAFLISGGINLAIGGLIVAATSKAKKDIGKREGFIIVSMVWIVFSFFGSLPYVISGSIPSFTDAFFETISGFTTTGSSVLNDIEALPHGILFWRSITQWLGGMGIIVLSLAILPVFGIGGMQLFMAEVPGPTPDKISPRIKQTAKTLWVIYLTFTVAETLLLWVGGMTFFDSICHSFTTMATGGFSTKQASIAHWPSPFIQYVIIVFMFLAGTNFTLSYFAIKGKFSVAFKDEEFKYYSLFTLGFTALIFIGLLISTEFGVEKAFRDSLFQVVTIITTTGYATADYLTWPPVLTMLIFLLFFFGGSAGSTGGGIKIMRIVVLLKNGYYELKRLVHPNAIIPVRFNKHSVDAKIVTNVLAFFMIYFVIFAISTVIFTLIEPDMESSMGAVATCLGNIGPGLGSVGPAENFYHISPIGKWFLSFLMLLGRLELFTVLVLFSPSFWKE, from the coding sequence ATGAATCTAAAAATCATAATCAGAGTACTTGGTTTTTTATTATTTGTAGAGGGAATTGCCATGGGCATCGCTCTACTGGTTGCTCTGCTTTATGGGGAATCCGATATTAGTGCGTTCTTAATTTCAGGCGGAATAAACCTGGCCATTGGAGGACTGATTGTTGCCGCTACTTCGAAAGCCAAAAAAGATATTGGCAAACGCGAAGGATTCATCATCGTGTCGATGGTGTGGATTGTGTTCTCGTTTTTTGGGAGCTTACCTTATGTTATAAGTGGCTCCATACCCAGTTTTACCGATGCATTTTTCGAAACCATTTCCGGTTTTACTACAACAGGCTCATCAGTTTTAAATGATATCGAGGCACTTCCCCACGGAATTTTGTTCTGGCGAAGTATCACCCAATGGCTTGGCGGTATGGGTATTATCGTTTTATCGCTGGCTATTTTGCCGGTGTTTGGAATTGGCGGTATGCAGTTGTTTATGGCTGAAGTTCCGGGGCCAACACCCGATAAAATCAGCCCCAGAATTAAACAAACGGCAAAAACACTTTGGGTAATTTACCTCACATTTACAGTTGCCGAAACGCTGCTGTTATGGGTTGGAGGAATGACCTTTTTCGACTCTATTTGCCATTCGTTTACCACCATGGCTACCGGAGGTTTTTCAACCAAACAGGCTAGTATCGCACACTGGCCATCGCCATTTATTCAGTATGTAATTATTGTTTTTATGTTTTTGGCTGGCACAAACTTTACACTTTCCTATTTTGCTATCAAAGGAAAGTTTTCGGTGGCATTTAAAGACGAAGAGTTTAAATATTACAGCCTTTTTACACTCGGATTTACGGCACTCATCTTTATCGGACTTTTAATTTCTACCGAATTTGGCGTTGAAAAAGCATTTCGCGATTCATTGTTTCAGGTAGTTACAATTATAACAACCACAGGATATGCCACGGCCGATTATCTAACCTGGCCACCGGTATTAACCATGCTCATCTTTTTGCTTTTCTTTTTTGGAGGTTCCGCCGGATCAACAGGTGGAGGAATAAAGATTATGCGAATTGTTGTGCTGCTTAAAAACGGCTATTACGAGCTAAAACGGTTGGTGCATCCCAACGCTATTATTCCTGTTCGTTTTAATAAACACTCGGTTGATGCAAAAATCGTTACCAACGTGCTGGCATTTTTTATGATCTACTTCGTAATTTTTGCAATCAGCACCGTTATTTTCACACTGATTGAACCGGATATGGAATCATCGATGGGAGCTGTTGCTACCTGTTTGGGAAATATCGGGCCGGGCTTGGGATCTGTTGGGCCGGCAGAAAATTTCTACCACATCAGCCCAATCGGGAAATGGTTTCTATCATTTTTAATGCTTCTCGGCCGACTGGAGCTGTTTACTGTTTTGGTGCTCTTCTCGCCATCGTTCTGGAAAGAATAG
- a CDS encoding L-threonylcarbamoyladenylate synthase, translated as MLVRLYNENPNPRDIRKIVDVLRGGGVIVYPTDTVYGIGCDITNQKAVEKVARFKGIQVEKNNFSFICSDFSHLSDYTKPIPNHIFKLIRKNLPGPFTFILNANNNVPRYFKGKKKTVGIRIPDNNIIREIVNELGNPILSSSVHDDDEILEYTTDPELIHEKFAELADIVIDGGFGELIPSTIIDCTSDEPTLVRQGKGELEY; from the coding sequence ATGTTGGTACGCTTATATAATGAAAATCCAAATCCCCGCGATATAAGAAAAATTGTAGATGTTTTGCGAGGAGGTGGAGTTATTGTTTACCCAACCGACACGGTTTACGGAATTGGTTGCGACATTACCAACCAAAAAGCAGTTGAAAAGGTAGCTCGATTTAAAGGTATCCAGGTAGAGAAGAATAATTTTTCGTTTATCTGCAGCGACTTCAGCCATTTATCGGATTATACCAAACCAATTCCCAATCATATTTTTAAGCTCATTCGTAAAAATTTACCCGGCCCGTTTACCTTTATATTAAATGCCAATAACAATGTGCCAAGGTATTTTAAAGGGAAAAAGAAAACGGTAGGAATCCGTATTCCCGATAACAATATTATTCGTGAGATTGTAAATGAACTGGGAAATCCAATCCTTTCATCGTCGGTGCACGACGACGACGAGATTTTGGAATATACCACTGATCCGGAGTTGATCCATGAAAAATTCGCAGAACTGGCTGATATTGTTATCGACGGTGGTTTTGGGGAATTAATTCCATCAACAATTATTGATTGCACATCGGACGAACCAACTTTGGTGCGTCAGGGAAAAGGTGAACTGGAATATTAA